One genomic region from Mustelus asterias unplaced genomic scaffold, sMusAst1.hap1.1 HAP1_SCAFFOLD_2927, whole genome shotgun sequence encodes:
- the LOC144490139 gene encoding uncharacterized protein LOC144490139 — protein MELFEEWATGRGAEEPRLHAAAPLAAPLRRARGALSQPGCQKCYICNECGRSFNKFSNYKQHLRVHSGEKPFACQACGKDFNLLSNLRRHERTHTGERPFTCSTTCSTCHKGFSELSSLRRHQRTHTGERPFTCPFCAKGFSQSSILVIHQRTHTGERPFKCSECHKGFSEPSSLRSHQRTHTGERPFECGDCHKAFRHSSSLLQHQRTHRGEKPFTCPLCGKGFTKSSTLAQHRSTHSQERPYKCPVCERGFSRASVLGRHQRVHAWEGPRICADCGQQFKTSAGFHGHQCTPAGSKETAAPS, from the coding sequence ATGGAGCTGTTTGAAGAGTGGGCGACGGGGAGGGGAGCAGAGGAGCCCCGGTTACACGCCGCTGCCCCTCTCGCCGCGCCCCTCCGGCGTGCCAGGGGGGCTCTGTCCCAGCCCGGCTGCCAGAAGTGCTACATCTGCAACGAGTGCGGGCGCAGCTTCAACAAGTTCTCCAACTACAAGCAGCACCTCCGGGTGCACTCCGGGGAGAAGCCCTTCGCCTGCCAGGCGTGTGGCAAGGACTTCAATCTGCTGTCCAACCTGCGGCGCCACGAGAGGACCCACACGGGCGAGCGCCCCTTCACCTGCTCCACCACCTGCTCCACCTGCCACAAGGGCTTCAGTGAGCTGTCCAGCCTGCGACGCCACCAGCGCACCCACACGGGCGAACGCCCCTTCACCTGCCCCTTCTGCGCCAAGGGCTTCAGCCAGTCCTCCATCCTGGTCATCCACCAGCGCACCCACACGGGCGAGCGCCCCTTCAAATGCAGCGAGTGCCACAAGGGCTTCAGCGAGCCCTCCAGCCTCCGCAGCCACCAGCGCACCCACACCGGCGAGCGCCCCTTCGAGTGCGGCGACTGCCACAAGGCTTTCCGGCACTCCTCCAGCCTCCTGCAGCACCAGCGCACCCACCGCGGAGAGAAACCCTTCACCTGCCCCCTCTGTGGCAAGGGTTTCACCAAGTCCTCCACCCTGGCGCAGCACCGCAGCACCCACAGCCAGGAGCGCCCCTACAAGTGCCCCGTCTGCGAGCGGGGCTTCTCCCGGGCCTCGGTGCTGGGGCGTCACCAGCGCGTCCACGCCTGGGAGGGTCCCCGCATCTGTGCCGACTGCGGCCAACAGTTCAAGACGTCGGCCGGCTTCCATGGACACCAGTGCACCCCAGCCGGCAGCAAAGAGACGGCGGCGCCCAGCTga